One genomic segment of Paraburkholderia caffeinilytica includes these proteins:
- a CDS encoding efflux transporter outer membrane subunit gives MKSLSLSAPAFSSRAAVAAAVTALALTGCANYFGMKSDKQISSPAQYESSQSLSGQGGQWPSLDWANQFGDPQLPKLIAEALEGSPSIAQAQARLAKASSYIESSRSALYPKVNGSYSWTRELFSANALYPPPYGGTWYSENNVLASASWDLDLWGKNRARLGQAVSQEKAAEADMQQARVTLAASVASTYNQLAQLYAFRDIAAREIANRQDISRITNGRVSAGLDTNVERETANGNIATSQQNLTDLDGQITVARYQLGALLGKGPDRGLQIAKPVLTGGNTVALPNNLPADLVARRADIVAARWQVEAAMHDVKEAKAEFFPDVNLAAGFGFDAFGWGRFLKSGSRQMQFGPAVHLPIFDAGALRSQLKGRYADFDLDVANYNQTLISALSDVATQVSSIRSIDQQSGDAQRALDASTKAYQLAVIRYKAGLSPQLQVLTADQNRLAAEQTVTGLKMRRRDLQIGLIKALGGGFDATQTGLVVPTDAPASATAATAAAN, from the coding sequence ATGAAATCCCTTTCCCTGTCCGCGCCCGCGTTTTCGAGCCGGGCCGCTGTCGCCGCCGCGGTGACGGCGCTCGCCCTCACGGGGTGCGCGAACTACTTCGGCATGAAGAGCGACAAGCAGATCTCGTCGCCGGCTCAGTACGAGTCCAGCCAGAGCCTGTCCGGCCAGGGCGGCCAATGGCCGTCGCTCGACTGGGCCAACCAGTTCGGCGACCCGCAACTGCCGAAGCTGATCGCGGAAGCGCTGGAAGGCAGCCCCTCGATCGCGCAGGCGCAGGCACGCCTCGCCAAGGCTTCGTCTTATATTGAGAGCTCGCGCTCGGCGCTGTACCCGAAGGTCAACGGCAGCTACTCTTGGACTCGCGAGCTGTTCTCGGCGAACGCGCTCTACCCGCCTCCGTACGGCGGCACCTGGTATAGCGAAAACAACGTGCTGGCGAGCGCGTCATGGGATCTGGACCTGTGGGGCAAGAACCGCGCGCGTCTGGGCCAGGCCGTGTCGCAGGAAAAGGCTGCGGAAGCCGACATGCAGCAGGCGCGCGTGACGCTCGCCGCCTCCGTGGCGAGCACGTACAACCAGCTTGCCCAGCTGTACGCATTCCGCGACATCGCCGCGCGCGAAATCGCCAATCGTCAGGATATCAGCCGCATCACCAACGGTCGCGTAAGCGCCGGCCTCGATACAAATGTCGAACGGGAAACTGCGAACGGCAACATTGCGACCAGCCAGCAGAACCTGACCGATCTCGACGGCCAGATCACCGTGGCGCGCTATCAGTTGGGCGCGCTGCTCGGCAAGGGTCCGGATCGAGGCCTGCAGATCGCCAAGCCGGTCCTGACCGGCGGCAACACGGTGGCGCTGCCGAACAATCTGCCCGCCGACCTCGTGGCGCGCCGCGCGGATATCGTCGCCGCACGTTGGCAGGTCGAAGCCGCGATGCACGACGTGAAGGAAGCGAAGGCCGAATTCTTCCCGGACGTCAACCTCGCCGCCGGTTTCGGTTTCGATGCGTTCGGCTGGGGCCGTTTCCTCAAGTCGGGCAGCCGTCAGATGCAATTCGGCCCGGCCGTCCACTTGCCGATCTTCGACGCCGGCGCACTGCGCTCCCAGTTGAAGGGGCGCTACGCAGACTTCGACCTGGACGTGGCGAACTACAACCAGACGCTGATCAGCGCCCTCTCGGATGTCGCGACGCAGGTGTCGTCGATCCGTTCGATCGACCAGCAATCGGGCGACGCACAGCGCGCGCTCGACGCGTCGACCAAGGCGTATCAACTGGCGGTGATCCGCTACAAGGCCGGTTTGTCCCCGCAGTTGCAAGTACTGACCGCCGACCAGAACCGCCTTGCCGCCGAACAGACGGTCACGGGCCTGAAGATGCGCCGCCGCGATTTGCAGATCGGCCTCATCAAGGCGCTCGGCGGCGGTTTCGACGCCACACAGACCGGTCTCGTGGTGCCGACCGACGCCCCGGCATCGGCCACCGCCGCAACCGCGGCGGCAAACTGA
- a CDS encoding MarR family winged helix-turn-helix transcriptional regulator, translating to MTDPSSTPGSEISEYQLGESVGYLVSRVKSTMSNLVTQRSMAELGITSQQGSILFMVASGKCLLAAELAREYGIDASAVTRLVDRLEKRGLLTRVRSNEDRRVVRLALTPEGHAIAAKMPAIFTGVLDNLLGGFTPEEVGFLKSMLRRVLINSGEQTGLTRDAASNFDSKS from the coding sequence ATGACGGATCCGTCCTCAACACCCGGCTCAGAGATCAGCGAATATCAGCTGGGCGAAAGCGTCGGCTATCTGGTCTCGCGGGTGAAATCGACCATGTCGAACCTGGTCACGCAGCGCAGCATGGCCGAGCTGGGCATCACCAGCCAGCAGGGCAGCATCCTGTTCATGGTGGCGAGCGGCAAGTGCCTGCTGGCGGCCGAACTGGCGCGCGAGTACGGCATCGACGCAAGCGCCGTCACGCGTCTGGTCGACCGCCTGGAAAAACGCGGCCTGCTGACGAGGGTGCGCAGCAACGAAGACCGGCGGGTCGTGCGACTCGCGCTGACACCGGAAGGCCATGCGATCGCAGCCAAAATGCCCGCGATTTTCACCGGCGTGCTGGACAACCTGCTGGGCGGCTTTACCCCCGAAGAAGTGGGTTTTCTGAAGAGCATGCTGCGCCGCGTGCTGATCAATTCCGGCGAACAAACGGGACTAACCCGTGATGCAGCAAGCAATTTTGACAGCAAATCGTAA
- the typA gene encoding translational GTPase TypA → MTRALRNIAIIAHVDHGKTTLVDQLLRQTATFRDNQQIAERVMDSNDIEKERGITILSKNCAVEYEGTHINIVDTPGHADFGGEVERVLSMVDSVLLLVDAVEGPMPQTRFVTKKALALGLKPIVVINKVDRPGARIDWVINQTFDLFDKLGATDEQLDFPIVYASGLNGYAGLTPDVREGDMRPLFEAVLEHVPVRPADPAAPLQLQITSLDYSSYVGRIGVGRITRGTIKPGMSVAVRSGPDGAILNRKINQVLSFKGLERVQVDSAEAGDIVLINGIEEIGIGVTICAPEQPEALPMITVDEPTLTMNFLVNSSPLAGREGKFVTSRQIRDRLMKELNHNVALRVKETGDETTFEVAGRGELHLTILVENMRREGYELAVSRPRVVMTEVDGVKHEPYENLTVDMEDGHQGGVMEELGRRKGEMLDMASDGRGRTRLEYRISARGLIGFQSEFLTLTRGTGLMSHTFDSYQPVKEGAVGERRNGVLISQDDGAAVAYALWKLQDRGRMFVSPGEPLYEGMIIGIHSRDNDLVVNPIKGKQLTNVRSSGTDEAVRLVPPIQMSLEYAVEFIDDDELVEVTPQSIRLRKRYLKEHERRSASRKGAVD, encoded by the coding sequence ATGACTCGCGCCCTACGCAACATCGCCATCATTGCCCACGTCGACCACGGCAAGACCACGCTCGTCGACCAGCTCCTCCGCCAAACCGCCACGTTCCGTGACAACCAGCAGATCGCTGAGCGCGTGATGGATTCGAACGATATCGAAAAGGAACGTGGCATCACGATTCTTTCGAAGAACTGCGCGGTCGAGTACGAAGGCACGCACATCAACATCGTCGACACCCCGGGCCACGCCGACTTCGGCGGTGAAGTGGAGCGCGTGCTGTCGATGGTCGACTCGGTGCTGCTGCTGGTCGATGCAGTCGAAGGCCCGATGCCGCAAACGCGCTTCGTGACGAAGAAAGCGCTGGCGCTCGGCCTCAAGCCGATCGTCGTGATCAACAAGGTGGACCGCCCGGGCGCGCGGATCGACTGGGTGATCAACCAGACGTTCGACCTGTTCGACAAGCTGGGTGCAACCGACGAGCAGCTCGACTTCCCGATCGTCTACGCATCGGGTTTGAACGGCTACGCCGGCCTGACGCCGGACGTGCGCGAAGGCGACATGCGTCCGCTGTTCGAAGCCGTGCTGGAACACGTGCCGGTTCGCCCGGCTGATCCGGCAGCGCCGCTGCAACTGCAGATCACGTCGCTGGACTACTCGTCGTACGTCGGCCGTATCGGCGTCGGCCGCATTACGCGCGGCACGATCAAGCCGGGTATGTCGGTCGCGGTGCGTTCGGGTCCTGATGGCGCGATCCTGAACCGCAAGATCAACCAGGTCCTGTCGTTCAAGGGTCTCGAGCGCGTGCAGGTCGACTCGGCTGAGGCTGGCGACATCGTGCTGATCAACGGTATCGAAGAAATCGGTATCGGCGTGACCATCTGCGCGCCGGAGCAACCGGAAGCGCTGCCGATGATCACCGTCGACGAACCGACGCTGACGATGAACTTCCTCGTCAATTCGTCGCCGCTGGCCGGCCGTGAAGGCAAGTTCGTCACGAGCCGTCAGATTCGCGACCGCCTGATGAAGGAACTGAACCACAACGTCGCGCTGCGCGTGAAAGAAACGGGCGACGAAACCACGTTCGAAGTGGCAGGCCGCGGCGAGCTGCACCTGACCATTCTGGTCGAAAACATGCGCCGTGAAGGCTACGAGCTGGCCGTGTCGCGTCCGCGCGTGGTGATGACGGAAGTCGACGGCGTGAAGCACGAGCCGTACGAAAACCTGACGGTCGACATGGAAGACGGCCACCAGGGCGGCGTGATGGAAGAGCTGGGCCGCCGCAAGGGCGAAATGCTCGACATGGCGTCGGACGGCCGTGGCCGTACGCGTCTCGAGTATCGTATTTCGGCGCGCGGCCTGATCGGCTTCCAGTCGGAATTCCTGACGCTCACGCGTGGCACGGGCCTGATGAGCCACACGTTCGACTCGTACCAGCCGGTCAAGGAAGGTGCGGTGGGCGAGCGTCGCAACGGCGTGCTGATTTCGCAGGACGACGGCGCGGCGGTTGCGTACGCACTGTGGAAGCTGCAGGATCGCGGCCGTATGTTCGTGTCGCCGGGCGAGCCGCTGTACGAAGGCATGATCATCGGCATTCACAGTCGCGACAACGACCTGGTCGTGAACCCGATCAAGGGTAAGCAGTTGACCAACGTGCGCTCGTCGGGTACGGACGAAGCGGTGCGCCTCGTGCCGCCGATCCAGATGTCGCTGGAATACGCGGTCGAATTCATCGACGACGACGAGCTCGTCGAAGTCACGCCGCAATCCATCCGTCTGCGCAAGCGTTACCTGAAGGAACACGAGCGCCGCAGCGCGAGCCGTAAGGGCGCAGTGGACTAA
- a CDS encoding 2-oxoglutarate dehydrogenase E1 component, whose translation MMKQFQSNSYLFGGNAPYVEEMYEAYLDNPASVPENWRSYFDALQNVPASDGSNANDVAHGPIVESFAQRAKANAFIPRTAAGGEDLATSRKQVYVQSLIGAYRFLGSQWANLDPLKRRERPAIPELEPAFYDFTEADMDQEFSATNLYFGFERASLREIVKALRDTYCGTIGAEYMYISDPEQKRWWKEKLESIRSTPNFSNEKKKHILNRLTAAEGLERFLHTKYVGQKRFSLEGGESFIASMDEVVRHGGANGVQEIVIGMAHRGRLNVLVNTLGKMPADLFAEFEGKHVDDLPAGDVKYHKGFSSDVSTEGGPVHLSLAFNPSHLEIVNPVVEGSAKARMDRRGDDSGLQVLPVQIHGDAAFAGQGVVMETLNLAQTRGYGTHGTLHIVINNQIGFTTSDPRDSRSTLYCSDVVKMIEAPVLHVNGDDPEAVVLATQLAIDFRMQFHKDVVVDIVCFRKLGHNEQDTPAVTQPLMYKTIAKHPGTRALYAEKLVQQGVITAAEGDEFVKAYRKAMDEGHHTVDPVLSNYKSKYAVDWVPFLNRKWTDAADTAVPLAELKRLAERVTTIPENFKVHPLVERVINDRRAMGRGEAKLDWGMGEHLAFASLVASGYAVRLTGQDSGRGTFTHRHAVLHDQNRERWNDGTYVPLQNIAEGQAKFTVIDSVLSEEAVLGFEYGYSTAEPNTFVAWEAQFGDFVNGAQVVIDQFISSGEVKWGRVSGLTMLLPHGYEGQGPEHSSARIERFLQLCADHNMQVVQPTTPAQIFHLLRRQMIRLFRKPLIVATPKSLLRHKEAVSDLSELAKGAFQPILGEIDEAIEPKKVKRVVACSGRVYYDLLAHRRESKSNDVAIIRIEQLYPFAHKQFEAEMKKYDNATEVVWVQDEPQNQGPWFYIEHHLKEGMKEGQKLAYSGRPASASPAVGYYAKHYEQQKALVEGAFGRLKSASIAK comes from the coding sequence ATGATGAAGCAATTCCAGTCGAACTCTTATCTGTTCGGCGGCAATGCTCCGTACGTAGAAGAAATGTACGAAGCGTATCTCGATAATCCGGCGTCAGTGCCCGAGAACTGGCGCAGCTATTTCGACGCGTTGCAGAACGTCCCTGCATCGGATGGCAGCAATGCCAACGACGTGGCTCACGGCCCGATCGTCGAATCGTTTGCGCAACGGGCCAAGGCTAACGCCTTCATCCCACGCACGGCAGCCGGCGGCGAAGATCTGGCTACCTCCCGCAAGCAAGTCTATGTGCAGTCCCTCATCGGCGCATATCGTTTCCTCGGCTCGCAATGGGCCAATCTCGATCCCCTGAAGCGCCGCGAACGTCCCGCTATCCCCGAACTCGAACCCGCGTTCTACGACTTCACCGAAGCCGACATGGACCAGGAGTTCAGCGCCACGAATCTGTATTTCGGATTCGAGCGTGCGTCGCTGCGCGAGATCGTCAAGGCCCTGCGTGACACGTACTGCGGCACGATCGGCGCCGAGTACATGTACATTAGCGATCCGGAGCAGAAGCGCTGGTGGAAAGAGAAGCTCGAGTCGATCCGTTCGACGCCGAACTTCTCCAATGAAAAGAAGAAGCACATCCTGAATCGCCTGACGGCTGCTGAAGGCCTCGAGCGCTTCCTGCACACCAAGTACGTCGGTCAGAAGCGCTTCTCGCTCGAAGGCGGCGAAAGCTTCATCGCGTCGATGGACGAAGTCGTGCGTCACGGCGGCGCCAACGGCGTGCAGGAAATCGTCATCGGCATGGCCCACCGTGGCCGCCTGAACGTGCTGGTCAATACGCTCGGCAAGATGCCGGCCGACCTGTTCGCCGAATTCGAAGGCAAGCACGTCGACGACCTGCCGGCCGGCGACGTGAAGTACCACAAGGGTTTCTCGTCGGACGTTTCGACCGAAGGCGGCCCGGTTCACCTGTCGCTCGCGTTCAACCCGTCGCACCTCGAAATCGTCAACCCGGTGGTCGAAGGTTCGGCGAAGGCTCGTATGGATCGCCGCGGCGACGACAGCGGCCTGCAAGTGCTGCCGGTGCAGATCCACGGCGACGCGGCTTTCGCGGGCCAGGGCGTCGTGATGGAAACGCTGAACCTCGCGCAAACGCGCGGTTACGGCACGCACGGCACGCTGCACATCGTCATCAACAACCAGATCGGCTTCACGACGTCGGACCCGCGCGACTCGCGCTCCACGTTGTACTGCTCGGACGTCGTCAAGATGATCGAGGCGCCGGTGCTGCACGTGAACGGCGACGATCCTGAAGCGGTCGTGCTGGCTACGCAACTGGCTATCGACTTCCGGATGCAGTTCCACAAGGACGTCGTCGTCGACATCGTCTGCTTCCGCAAGCTGGGTCACAACGAGCAGGATACGCCGGCTGTCACGCAGCCGCTGATGTACAAGACGATTGCCAAGCACCCGGGCACGCGCGCACTGTACGCCGAGAAGCTGGTCCAGCAAGGCGTGATCACGGCGGCAGAAGGCGACGAATTCGTCAAGGCCTACCGCAAGGCGATGGACGAAGGCCACCACACGGTCGACCCGGTTCTGTCGAACTACAAGAGCAAGTACGCGGTGGATTGGGTTCCGTTCCTGAACCGCAAGTGGACCGACGCAGCCGACACGGCCGTGCCGCTGGCTGAACTGAAGCGCCTCGCTGAGCGCGTCACCACGATCCCGGAAAACTTCAAGGTTCACCCGCTGGTCGAGCGCGTCATCAACGACCGTCGCGCGATGGGCCGTGGTGAAGCGAAGCTCGACTGGGGCATGGGCGAACACCTGGCATTCGCATCGCTGGTCGCATCCGGTTATGCCGTGCGCCTGACCGGTCAGGACTCGGGCCGCGGCACGTTCACCCACCGTCACGCAGTGCTGCACGATCAGAACCGCGAACGCTGGAACGACGGCACGTATGTGCCGCTGCAGAACATCGCCGAAGGTCAGGCGAAGTTCACGGTGATCGACTCGGTGCTGTCGGAAGAAGCGGTGCTGGGCTTCGAATACGGTTACTCGACCGCTGAACCGAACACGTTCGTCGCGTGGGAAGCGCAGTTCGGCGACTTCGTGAACGGCGCGCAAGTCGTGATCGACCAGTTCATCTCGTCGGGCGAAGTGAAGTGGGGCCGCGTCTCGGGTCTCACGATGCTGCTGCCGCACGGCTACGAAGGCCAAGGTCCGGAGCACTCGTCGGCACGTATCGAACGTTTCCTGCAACTGTGTGCGGATCACAACATGCAGGTCGTTCAGCCGACCACGCCGGCGCAGATTTTCCACCTGTTGCGCCGTCAGATGATCCGCCTGTTCAGGAAGCCGCTGATCGTCGCTACGCCGAAGTCGCTGCTGCGTCACAAGGAAGCCGTGTCGGATCTGTCCGAACTGGCGAAGGGCGCGTTCCAGCCGATCCTCGGCGAAATCGACGAAGCGATCGAGCCGAAGAAGGTCAAGCGCGTGGTGGCCTGCTCGGGTCGCGTGTACTACGACCTGCTGGCGCATCGCCGTGAATCGAAGTCGAACGACGTCGCGATCATCCGTATCGAACAGCTCTATCCGTTCGCACATAAGCAGTTCGAAGCGGAAATGAAGAAGTACGACAACGCGACCGAAGTGGTCTGGGTGCAGGACGAGCCGCAGAATCAAGGCCCGTGGTTCTACATCGAGCACCACCTGAAGGAAGGCATGAAGGAAGGGCAGAAGCTGGCATACAGCGGACGTCCGGCTTCGGCCTCGCCGGCAGTCGGCTACTACGCGAAGCACTACGAGCAGCAGAAGGCGCTGGTCGAAGGCGCTTTCGGCCGCCTCAAGAGCGCGTCGATCGCTAAATAA
- the odhB gene encoding 2-oxoglutarate dehydrogenase complex dihydrolipoyllysine-residue succinyltransferase yields MAIVEVKVPQLSESVSEATMLQWKKKPGEAVAQDEILIEIETDKVVLEVPAPSAGVLAQVISNDGDIVVADQVIAKIDTEGTAGAAAVEAEVKPAPAATSAPAAAPAAQAASATGANTAASPAAGKLMAEKGLGAGDVAGTGRDGRITKGDVLTAGAPAAKAAPAPAAAAPKAAKPSLPDVKAPASADQWLKDRPEQRVPMSRLRARIAERLLESQQTNAILTTFNEVNMAPVMDLRNKYKDKFEKEHGVKLGFMSFFVKAAVHALKKFPLVNASIDGNDIVYHGYFDIGIAVGSPRGLVVPILRNADQLSLAEIEKKIAEFGQKAKDGKLSIEEMTGGTFSISNGGVFGSMLSTPIINPPQSAILGVHATKERAVVENGQIVIRPMNYLALSYDHRIIDGREAVLSLVAMKDALEDPARLLLDL; encoded by the coding sequence ATGGCTATTGTTGAAGTCAAGGTTCCCCAGCTCTCCGAGTCGGTCTCGGAAGCCACGATGCTGCAGTGGAAGAAGAAGCCCGGCGAGGCTGTTGCTCAAGACGAAATTCTCATCGAAATCGAGACCGACAAGGTCGTGCTCGAAGTGCCGGCACCCTCCGCCGGCGTGCTCGCACAAGTGATCTCGAACGACGGCGACATCGTCGTGGCGGATCAGGTGATCGCCAAGATCGACACCGAAGGCACGGCAGGCGCCGCTGCTGTCGAAGCCGAAGTGAAGCCGGCTCCCGCCGCCACGTCGGCACCGGCTGCTGCACCGGCGGCTCAGGCTGCATCCGCAACGGGTGCGAACACCGCTGCTTCGCCGGCTGCCGGCAAGCTGATGGCCGAGAAGGGTCTGGGCGCGGGCGACGTCGCCGGCACGGGCCGCGACGGCCGCATCACCAAGGGTGACGTGCTGACGGCAGGCGCACCGGCTGCCAAGGCAGCACCGGCGCCGGCTGCTGCCGCACCGAAGGCTGCGAAGCCGTCGCTGCCGGACGTCAAGGCGCCGGCATCGGCCGACCAATGGCTGAAGGACCGCCCGGAACAACGCGTGCCGATGTCGCGTCTGCGTGCGCGTATCGCCGAGCGTCTGCTCGAGTCGCAGCAAACCAATGCCATCCTCACCACGTTCAACGAAGTGAACATGGCGCCGGTGATGGACCTGCGCAACAAGTACAAGGACAAGTTCGAAAAGGAACATGGCGTGAAGCTCGGCTTCATGTCGTTCTTCGTGAAGGCGGCTGTTCATGCGCTGAAGAAGTTCCCGCTGGTGAATGCGTCGATCGACGGCAACGACATCGTCTATCACGGCTACTTCGACATCGGTATCGCGGTCGGTTCGCCGCGTGGCCTGGTGGTGCCGATCCTGCGCAACGCAGATCAGCTGAGCCTCGCTGAAATCGAGAAGAAGATTGCCGAGTTCGGCCAGAAGGCCAAGGACGGCAAGCTGTCGATCGAAGAAATGACGGGCGGTACGTTCTCGATCTCGAACGGTGGGGTGTTCGGCTCGATGCTGTCGACCCCGATCATCAACCCGCCGCAATCCGCCATTCTGGGCGTGCACGCCACGAAGGAACGCGCTGTGGTCGAGAACGGCCAGATCGTGATCCGCCCGATGAACTACCTGGCGCTGTCGTACGACCACCGGATCATCGACGGCCGCGAAGCAGTGCTGTCGCTGGTTGCAATGAAGGATGCGCTGGAAGACCCGGCGCGCCTGTTGCTCGACCTGTAA
- the lpdA gene encoding dihydrolipoyl dehydrogenase translates to MSKEFDVVVIGAGPGGYIAAIRAAQLGKTVACIEKWKNPAGALKLGGTCLNVGCIPSKALLASSEEFENASHHLADHGISVENVQVDIAKMLARKEGIVEKMTKGIEFLFRKNKITWLKGHGKFTGKTDAGVQIEVSGEGETEVVTAKNVIIATGSKARHLPNVPVDNRIVADNEGALTFDSVPKKLAVIGAGVIGLELGSVWRRLGADVTVLEALPEFLGAADQALAKEAAKQFKKQGLDIHVGVKVGEVKTTDNSVTINYADKDGNAQTLEADRLIVSIGRVPNTDNLGLEAIGLKANERGFIDVDDHCATAVPNVYAIGDVVRGPMLAHKAEDEGVLVAEIIDGQKPHIDYNCIPWVIYTEPEIAWVGKTEQQLKAEGREVKTGQFPFMANGRALGINKADGFVKMIADAKTDELLGVHIISANASDLIAEAVVAMEFKAASEDIGRICHPHPSLSEVMREAALAVDKRALNM, encoded by the coding sequence ATGTCCAAAGAATTTGACGTCGTCGTGATCGGCGCCGGCCCCGGCGGCTACATCGCCGCTATCCGCGCAGCGCAACTCGGCAAGACCGTCGCATGTATCGAAAAATGGAAGAACCCGGCCGGCGCGCTGAAGCTCGGCGGCACCTGCCTGAACGTGGGTTGCATTCCGTCGAAGGCGTTGCTCGCGTCGTCGGAAGAATTTGAAAACGCGTCGCATCACCTCGCGGACCACGGCATCAGCGTGGAAAACGTGCAGGTCGATATCGCGAAGATGCTGGCCCGCAAGGAAGGCATCGTCGAGAAGATGACCAAGGGTATCGAATTCCTGTTCCGCAAGAACAAGATCACGTGGCTCAAGGGCCATGGCAAGTTCACCGGCAAGACGGACGCCGGCGTGCAGATCGAAGTGAGCGGCGAAGGCGAAACCGAAGTCGTGACGGCGAAGAACGTCATCATCGCAACGGGTTCGAAGGCGCGTCACCTGCCGAACGTTCCGGTCGACAACAGGATCGTCGCCGACAACGAAGGCGCGCTGACGTTCGACTCCGTGCCAAAGAAGCTCGCCGTGATCGGCGCGGGCGTGATCGGTCTGGAACTCGGCTCGGTGTGGCGCCGTCTGGGCGCGGACGTGACCGTGCTCGAAGCGCTGCCGGAATTCCTCGGCGCGGCTGACCAGGCGCTCGCCAAGGAAGCCGCCAAGCAGTTCAAGAAGCAGGGTCTGGACATCCACGTCGGCGTGAAGGTCGGCGAAGTGAAGACGACCGACAACAGTGTCACGATCAATTACGCGGACAAGGACGGCAACGCGCAAACGCTCGAAGCCGACCGCCTGATCGTGTCGATCGGCCGCGTGCCGAACACCGACAACCTCGGCCTCGAGGCCATTGGCCTGAAGGCGAACGAGCGTGGTTTCATCGACGTCGACGACCATTGCGCAACGGCTGTGCCGAACGTGTACGCGATCGGCGACGTGGTGCGTGGCCCGATGCTCGCGCACAAGGCCGAAGACGAAGGCGTGCTGGTCGCCGAAATCATCGACGGTCAGAAGCCGCATATCGACTACAACTGCATTCCGTGGGTGATCTACACCGAACCGGAAATCGCGTGGGTCGGCAAGACCGAGCAGCAACTGAAGGCCGAAGGCCGCGAAGTCAAGACGGGCCAGTTCCCGTTCATGGCGAACGGCCGCGCGCTGGGCATCAACAAGGCGGATGGTTTCGTCAAGATGATCGCCGACGCGAAGACCGACGAACTGCTCGGCGTGCACATCATCTCGGCCAACGCGTCGGACCTGATCGCGGAAGCCGTGGTGGCGATGGAATTCAAGGCGGCGTCGGAAGACATCGGCCGCATTTGCCATCCGCACCCGTCGCTGTCGGAAGTCATGCGCGAAGCGGCTCTGGCCGTGGACAAGCGCGCGCTGAACATGTAA
- the zapE gene encoding cell division protein ZapE: MNVTEYYEKELQTRGYQSDPAQRAAVDRLQRCYEEWVEYKSRRSNAFKKLIIHPDLPRGVYMWGGVGRGKSFLMDSFYMIVPVQRKTRLHFHEFMREVHRELEELKGTADPLDELARKIAKRYRLICFDEFHVSDIADAMILYRLLDKLFENGVQFVMTSNYDPDTLYPDGLHRDRMLPAIELIKTKLDVINVDAGIDYRQRTLAQVEVYHTPLGAASDKALRDAFSRLAAVPDESPILHIEKRELKALRRADGVVWFDFSTLCGGPRSQNDYLELASRFHAVILSGVPQMSVRMASEARRFTWLIDVFYDHKVKLLMSAAVPPDQLYVDGPMANEFTRTVSRIVEMQSKEYLDTPRRIVDTSLT; the protein is encoded by the coding sequence ATGAACGTCACCGAATACTACGAAAAAGAACTGCAGACGCGGGGGTATCAATCGGACCCGGCGCAACGCGCTGCGGTCGACCGCCTGCAGCGGTGCTATGAAGAGTGGGTCGAATACAAGTCGCGCCGCTCGAACGCGTTCAAGAAACTGATCATCCACCCGGATCTGCCGCGTGGCGTGTACATGTGGGGCGGCGTAGGGCGCGGCAAGAGCTTCCTGATGGACAGCTTCTATATGATCGTGCCGGTGCAGCGTAAAACGAGGCTGCATTTCCACGAGTTCATGCGCGAGGTGCATCGTGAACTGGAAGAGCTGAAAGGCACCGCCGATCCGCTAGACGAACTCGCCAGGAAGATTGCCAAACGCTACCGGCTGATCTGTTTCGACGAATTCCACGTGTCGGATATCGCCGACGCGATGATCCTGTACCGTCTGCTCGACAAATTGTTCGAGAACGGTGTGCAATTCGTGATGACGTCCAATTACGATCCGGACACGCTGTATCCGGACGGCCTGCATCGCGACCGCATGCTGCCGGCGATCGAACTGATCAAGACGAAGCTCGACGTGATCAATGTCGATGCGGGTATCGACTACCGCCAGCGCACGCTGGCCCAGGTCGAGGTGTATCACACGCCGCTCGGCGCGGCTTCGGATAAAGCGTTGCGCGATGCGTTTTCACGCCTCGCGGCGGTCCCCGATGAGAGTCCTATCCTTCACATCGAAAAGCGCGAGTTGAAAGCGCTGCGGCGAGCCGATGGTGTCGTGTGGTTCGATTTCTCGACACTGTGCGGCGGTCCGCGTTCACAGAACGACTACCTGGAACTGGCGAGCCGTTTTCACGCGGTGATCCTGTCCGGCGTGCCGCAGATGTCGGTGCGCATGGCGTCGGAGGCACGTCGCTTCACCTGGCTGATCGACGTCTTCTACGACCACAAGGTCAAGCTGCTGATGTCGGCCGCGGTGCCGCCCGATCAACTGTACGTTGACGGTCCGATGGCCAACGAATTCACGCGCACGGTCTCGCGCATCGTCGAAATGCAATCGAAAGAATATCTCGACACACCGCGCCGGATCGTCGATACGTCGTTGACCTGA